ACCATTGCTAAGCCACGCTTGGCAGGTGCAAGGTTGGTCATATCCTGACCATTAAATTCGATCCTGCCTTTGGAAACTTCCTCCAAGCCAGCAATTAGCCGCAACAAGGTGGACTTACCACTTCCAGAAGGGCCAACGAATACGACAAACTCTCCTTCATTGACCTCAAGATCTACTGAAGGAATGACTAATACATCCCCAAACGATTTGGAAACGCCTACTAAATTAATGCTACCCATGTCTTTTTCCCTTATTTGACTGCCCCGAGGGTCAGTCCTTTCACCATTTGCTTCTGGGTCACCCAACCAAGGAACATGATCGGCAGGATCGCCAGGGTGGAGGCCGCTGAAAGCTTAGCCCAGAACAACCCTTCCGGACTGGAATAGGAAGAAATGAAGGCTGTCAACGGAGCCGCTTCAAATGCTGTCAGGTTCAAGCTCCAGAAAGACTCGTTCCAGATCAACACAATACTCAACAAACTCGTGGAGAAGATCGCTGATTTTGACAACGGAAGCAATATATAAAGAAAAATTTTCAAAAGACCATCACATTCCATCTGGGCTGCTTCCAAAATTTCCTGTGGAATATCTTTAAAATAGGTATAGAGCACCCAGATGACAATCGGTAGGTTCATCAATGTGTAAATCAGAATCAAGCCCAGATGCGTATCCAGCAGCCCCATGTTCTTGTAAAACAAGTACATCGGAATCAACACTCCAACGGGAGGCATCATCTTAGTCGAAAGAATCCAGACCAGCTTGAACTTTGTACGCTTGGTTGGTCGGAAGGCAAAGCTATAGCTTGCTGGTACAGCAATCAGGATCGCCAATAAGGTCGCAAACACTGAAATCACGATGGAGTTCCAAGCGTAATTCAGGTAGTTGCTTCGATTCTGTACAACAAAATAATTCTCCAGAGTGGGTGTGAAGAAGAAGCTGGGAGGTGTAGCAACAGCATCAATCTCTGTCTTAAGACTAGCCATCACCATCCAAAGGATTGGGAAGAAGATGATGAAACCGATCACCCAACCAAGGATTGATAGCAGAACTCTATTGGATTTCATCAGTCAGAATTCATGTTCTTGGCAATCATCCGTAGCAGGAAGATCGCGACAATGTTGGCAAAAACAATGGAGATGATTCCACCAGCTGAGGCTCCCCCAATATCAAAATCTAGTAGTGCCTTACGATAGACAAGGAAGGCCAAATTTGTGGTCTGTGTGCCAGGCCCCCCAGTCGTTGTGGTAAAGATTTCTGCAAAAATATTCAGGTGAAAGATCATCTGGATCATCACTACCGCCCCGATAGCCTTTCCCAGATGTGGCAAGTAAATCTGGAAGAAAAAAGCTAAGTGCCCGGCACCGTCCATCTTGGATGCTTCTTTAATTTCCAAGCTCATGGATTGTTGTGCCGTGATAAACACCAAGACAGCAAAGGGTAACCAGTTCCAAGAAACAATGATGATGATAGAGCCAAGTGGGATATCAGCAAACCAATCGATTGGAGGTAGTCCGAAAAGACCAAGTAGGTACGTGAAGTAGCCGTTGACTGGATGCATCAACAGATTCTTCCAAATCAATGCGCTGACCGTAGGCATCACGAAAAAGGGCGAAATGATGACCAACTGTAATAATCGCCCCCCGTAAAGATCTTGATCCAACAAGTAAGAAATCAATAATCCCAACACTACTGTGATGCCAATGATGCTCCCCAGTAACTGAATAGAATTGTAAATCGAATCAGTAAAAACAAAATCAGTGAGCAGAAACTCGTAGTTCTCAATACCCGCAAATCCCTTGATACGTGGATTCAGCAGGTTATAGCGAATGAGAGAGTAGTAGATCGTAGCGATGAGGGGACCAAGCATCCAAATGAGCAGCACAACGATTGCTGGATAATCAGAAAGTACTCTTAGTTTCATTCAGATGCCCGGCTTAGAGAAAATTAGAACCGATCAGAGTTGATCAGATCAATAGTATCCAGCTTGGCGCATGATGCGATCTGTAGCAGACTGTGATTTCTCCAGGGCTTCGTCTACAGACATTTGACCAGCTACCGCAGCGGCTACAAACTGACCCACCTGTGTTCCGATGGACTGGAACTCAGGAATGGCTGCGAACTGTACACCTGTGTAGGGTACGGGCAGCAATGTCGACTTTGTTGGGTCCATAGCCATGATTGAATTCAACACGGTTCGTGCAAAAGGAGCAGCCTTGTAGTAGTTATCGTTGTAGGTTGACTTGCGTGTTCCTGGAGGAGCTACGGTCCAGCCTTTTCGCTCACCAACCAAGTCTACATACTCCTTGGAGGTTGACCACGCCAAGAACTGCTTGGCAGCATCCGTCTTCTTGGAAGACTTTGGAATGGAAAGCGCCCAAGCCCAAGCCCAACCAGTACCACGGTCGGTACGAGCAGAAGGTGCACGGGTAAAGTCAGTCTTGTCGTGAACCTTGGAGTCACTTGGGTTGTAGATGTAACCAGCAGCTGAGGTTGCATCTACCCACATTCCGCACTTGCCACTGGCAAACAAGGCACGGTTTTCATTGTGTCCGTTAGAGCTTGCTCCTGGAGGTCCAAAGTTATTCAGGATGTCAACATAGTAGGTCAGCGCTTCTTTCCACTCTGGAGAATCCAACTGTGGTCGCCAGTTCATATCAAACCAGCGGCCGCCAAAGGCATTAACCATGGTGGTCACGTAGGCCATGTTCTCACCCCAACCTGCTTTTCCACGCAGACACACGCCATACACACCATTTTCAGGATCATGCAGTGCTTCTGCATAGGCGCGGAATTGTCGGTAGTTAGGCTCTGCTGGCATGGTCAATCCAGCGTTTGCAAACAAGTCTTTACGGTAGAAAGTGAATGAACTCTCTGCATAGAACGGCAGAGCGTAGATCACTCCATTGTGCGATAGTAGATCCCGTACCGTTGGGAAGA
This DNA window, taken from SAR324 cluster bacterium, encodes the following:
- a CDS encoding sugar ABC transporter permease; translated protein: MKLRVLSDYPAIVVLLIWMLGPLIATIYYSLIRYNLLNPRIKGFAGIENYEFLLTDFVFTDSIYNSIQLLGSIIGITVVLGLLISYLLDQDLYGGRLLQLVIISPFFVMPTVSALIWKNLLMHPVNGYFTYLLGLFGLPPIDWFADIPLGSIIIIVSWNWLPFAVLVFITAQQSMSLEIKEASKMDGAGHLAFFFQIYLPHLGKAIGAVVMIQMIFHLNIFAEIFTTTTGGPGTQTTNLAFLVYRKALLDFDIGGASAGGIISIVFANIVAIFLLRMIAKNMNSD
- a CDS encoding sugar ABC transporter substrate-binding protein — translated: MKALKAMFIAALVGASATMTAYAEKLTIATVNNSDMIIMQELSSEFTKKTGHELNWVTLEENVLRQRVTTDIATGGGQFDIITIGAYEAPMWGKDGKLVPLSDMPASYDMDDVFPTVRDLLSHNGVIYALPFYAESSFTFYRKDLFANAGLTMPAEPNYRQFRAYAEALHDPENGVYGVCLRGKAGWGENMAYVTTMVNAFGGRWFDMNWRPQLDSPEWKEALTYYVDILNNFGPPGASSNGHNENRALFASGKCGMWVDATSAAGYIYNPSDSKVHDKTDFTRAPSARTDRGTGWAWAWALSIPKSSKKTDAAKQFLAWSTSKEYVDLVGERKGWTVAPPGTRKSTYNDNYYKAAPFARTVLNSIMAMDPTKSTLLPVPYTGVQFAAIPEFQSIGTQVGQFVAAAVAGQMSVDEALEKSQSATDRIMRQAGYY
- a CDS encoding carbohydrate ABC transporter permease; amino-acid sequence: MKSNRVLLSILGWVIGFIIFFPILWMVMASLKTEIDAVATPPSFFFTPTLENYFVVQNRSNYLNYAWNSIVISVFATLLAILIAVPASYSFAFRPTKRTKFKLVWILSTKMMPPVGVLIPMYLFYKNMGLLDTHLGLILIYTLMNLPIVIWVLYTYFKDIPQEILEAAQMECDGLLKIFLYILLPLSKSAIFSTSLLSIVLIWNESFWSLNLTAFEAAPLTAFISSYSSPEGLFWAKLSAASTLAILPIMFLGWVTQKQMVKGLTLGAVK